The Lacrimispora xylanolytica genome has a segment encoding these proteins:
- the topA gene encoding type I DNA topoisomerase, translating into MANCLVIVESPAKVKTIKKFLGTNYEVDASNGHVRDLPKSQMGIDVENDFDPKYITIRGKGDILAKLRKEVKKADKIYLATDPDREGEAISWHLLKALKLDELKEKQVFRISFNEITKNAVKASLKTPRAIDMNLVDAQQARRVLDRMVGYMISPLLWAKVKRGLSAGRVQSVALRLICDREEEINAFIPEEYWNLDAQLKQDGSKKMLTAKFYGDKSGKLPIRNKKELDVILKGLENQTYEVEEVKNGERVKKAPIPFTTSTLQQEASKVLNFSTQKTMRLAQQLYEGVEIAGHGTVGLITYLRTDSTRIAEEADTAAREYIEKQYGSQYVAQGEQSKKTNAKIQDAHEAIRPTDIALTPVMVKESLQRDLFRLYQLIWKRFAASRMQPAVYQTTSVKVGAGEYLFTLSASKLSFDGFMSVYVQEDDKEDANVLLGNLEKGSILKLENLEHGQHFTQPPAHFTEASLVKAMEEQGIGRPSTYAPTITTIIARRYVAKENKNLYVTELGEVVNSMMKQSFPSIVDITFTANLEYLLDKVGDGSVQWKTVVKNFYPDLKEAVDKALVELESVTIADEVTEEICELCGRNMVIKYGPHGKFLACPGFPECKNTKPYLEKVGVPCPKCGKEVVIKKTKKGRVFYGCEANPDCDFMSWQKPSTQKCPKCGAYMVEKGNKLLCSNEQCGFSTDK; encoded by the coding sequence ATGGCGAACTGTTTAGTAATTGTGGAGTCACCGGCGAAAGTAAAAACAATAAAAAAGTTCTTGGGGACGAACTATGAAGTGGATGCATCCAACGGTCATGTAAGAGATCTCCCGAAAAGTCAGATGGGAATTGACGTTGAGAATGATTTTGATCCAAAATATATAACAATCAGAGGAAAAGGGGATATTCTGGCAAAGCTCAGGAAGGAAGTAAAGAAGGCAGATAAGATTTATCTGGCGACTGACCCTGACCGTGAGGGAGAAGCGATTTCCTGGCATTTATTAAAGGCCTTAAAGCTTGATGAGCTGAAGGAAAAGCAGGTATTTCGAATCAGCTTTAATGAGATTACAAAGAATGCAGTAAAAGCCTCCTTAAAGACCCCAAGAGCCATTGATATGAATCTGGTGGATGCCCAGCAGGCCAGAAGAGTCCTTGACCGTATGGTTGGATATATGATAAGCCCCTTATTATGGGCAAAGGTTAAGAGAGGCTTAAGTGCCGGTCGTGTACAGTCCGTGGCACTGCGGCTCATCTGTGACCGGGAGGAAGAAATCAATGCATTTATTCCCGAAGAGTATTGGAATCTGGATGCCCAGTTAAAGCAGGACGGAAGCAAGAAGATGCTGACTGCGAAATTTTACGGCGATAAGAGCGGAAAGCTTCCCATTCGTAATAAAAAGGAATTGGATGTGATTCTTAAGGGACTTGAGAATCAGACCTATGAAGTGGAAGAGGTAAAGAATGGAGAAAGAGTTAAAAAAGCTCCCATTCCCTTTACAACCAGTACGCTTCAGCAGGAAGCTTCCAAGGTACTTAATTTTTCTACTCAAAAAACCATGCGTCTTGCACAGCAGCTTTATGAAGGTGTTGAGATAGCTGGTCATGGAACCGTAGGTCTTATTACTTATCTTCGAACAGATTCTACCAGAATCGCAGAAGAAGCGGATACAGCAGCAAGAGAGTACATTGAAAAGCAGTATGGCAGCCAGTATGTGGCACAGGGAGAGCAGAGCAAGAAAACAAACGCAAAGATCCAGGATGCTCACGAGGCAATCCGTCCAACTGACATTGCACTTACACCAGTTATGGTAAAGGAATCGTTGCAGAGAGACTTGTTCCGGCTTTACCAGCTGATCTGGAAGCGCTTTGCGGCCAGCCGTATGCAGCCGGCTGTTTACCAGACAACTTCTGTGAAAGTAGGAGCCGGAGAGTATTTGTTTACACTTTCTGCATCCAAGCTTTCTTTTGATGGATTCATGTCTGTGTATGTACAGGAAGATGATAAAGAGGATGCCAATGTCTTATTAGGGAATCTGGAAAAGGGAAGTATTTTAAAGCTTGAAAATCTTGAGCATGGACAGCATTTTACCCAGCCGCCTGCGCATTTTACTGAGGCTTCTTTAGTAAAGGCAATGGAAGAACAGGGAATAGGCCGTCCAAGTACCTATGCACCTACCATCACCACAATCATTGCGAGACGGTATGTGGCTAAGGAGAATAAGAATCTTTATGTAACAGAGTTAGGGGAAGTTGTTAATAGTATGATGAAGCAAAGTTTCCCCAGTATTGTAGATATTACATTCACCGCGAATCTGGAATATCTCCTTGATAAAGTGGGAGATGGTTCGGTCCAGTGGAAGACGGTTGTAAAGAATTTTTATCCGGATTTAAAGGAAGCGGTAGACAAAGCTCTTGTGGAGCTGGAATCTGTGACCATTGCAGATGAAGTGACAGAGGAAATTTGTGAGCTGTGCGGCCGTAATATGGTCATCAAATACGGTCCTCATGGTAAGTTCCTTGCCTGTCCTGGATTTCCGGAGTGTAAGAACACTAAGCCATATCTGGAGAAGGTTGGAGTTCCATGCCCTAAATGCGGTAAGGAAGTCGTAATCAAGAAGACGAAAAAAGGCAGAGTCTTCTATGGCTGTGAAGCCAATCCCGATTGTGATTTCATGTCATGGCAAAAACCTTCCACGCAGAAATGTCCAAAGTGTGGAGCTTACATGGTTGAAAAAGGAAATAAATTGCTTTGTTCCAATGAGCAGTGTGGATTTAGCACGGATAAATAG
- the dprA gene encoding DNA-processing protein DprA: MVSHEEREYLYWLCHVPMLGAVTIKRLYDYMGSYKEIYNIEGKELQRLGLLKSSAVSAFEDSKKRKTRCDKELYGLKEQGIEFVTSHDAGFPARLFQIYDYPMGIFYKGKLPDKARPTVAVIGARNCTNYGRQMASYLSKELASCGVQIISGLASGIDGAGHLGALEGKGDTYGVLGCGINICYPKENYGLFEQIKERGGILTEFVPDEAPRPCNFPMRNRIISGLSDAILVIEAREKSGSLITANLGLDQGKEIFALPGRVTDPLSAGCNRLISEGAGVILSPDSVLEYFDLQNGKILRVHEKNKNGLAKKEKMVYSCLDLQPKNLEEIVSLSGLSVSECMGALLELEFNGLILQTSHQYYGKKL, encoded by the coding sequence ATGGTCAGTCATGAGGAGAGAGAATATTTATACTGGCTTTGCCATGTCCCTATGTTAGGGGCTGTGACCATAAAGCGGCTTTATGATTACATGGGAAGCTATAAAGAGATATATAATATAGAAGGAAAAGAGTTACAGAGGCTGGGACTGCTTAAGTCGTCTGCTGTATCTGCATTTGAAGATAGCAAAAAAAGGAAGACAAGGTGTGATAAGGAACTTTATGGTTTAAAAGAACAAGGGATAGAGTTTGTCACATCACATGATGCCGGGTTTCCGGCACGTCTCTTTCAAATATATGATTATCCTATGGGTATCTTTTACAAGGGAAAACTTCCAGATAAAGCTCGTCCCACAGTCGCGGTGATTGGAGCCAGAAACTGCACGAATTATGGAAGGCAGATGGCTTCTTATCTTTCCAAGGAACTGGCCTCCTGCGGCGTTCAGATTATAAGCGGACTTGCCAGTGGAATCGACGGGGCAGGTCATCTGGGTGCGCTGGAAGGAAAGGGAGACACTTATGGTGTATTAGGCTGCGGAATCAATATCTGTTATCCCAAAGAGAATTATGGATTGTTTGAACAAATAAAAGAAAGAGGAGGCATTCTTACAGAGTTTGTCCCAGATGAAGCCCCCAGGCCCTGTAATTTTCCGATGAGAAACCGGATTATCAGTGGTCTGTCTGATGCAATCCTTGTGATTGAAGCCAGAGAAAAGAGCGGTTCTCTCATTACAGCAAACCTGGGACTGGATCAGGGGAAGGAAATTTTTGCTCTTCCAGGGAGAGTCACAGATCCATTAAGTGCAGGCTGTAACCGGTTGATTTCTGAGGGTGCCGGTGTGATTTTAAGTCCTGATTCTGTTCTGGAATATTTTGATTTACAAAATGGTAAAATATTAAGAGTTCATGAAAAAAATAAGAACGGGCTTGCCAAAAAAGAAAAAATGGTGTATAGTTGCCTAGATTTACAACCAAAGAATCTGGAAGAGATTGTATCTTTAAGTGGATTGTCTGTCAGTGAATGTATGGGAGCCCTTTTGGAGCTAGAATTTAACGGCCTCATTTTGCAGACATCCCATCAATATTATGGTAAGAAACTATAG
- a CDS encoding YifB family Mg chelatase-like AAA ATPase, with the protein MYSKVHSIGITGVEGVPILVEADVSDGLPGFSMVGYLSSQVREAQDRVRTALKNSGFRLPAKKVTINLSPADIRKEGTAFDLPIAISMLSASGHIKSSALEDCVISGELGLDGRIKPVHGALSITAAARKDGKSVCFLPRENVQEGLVIEGINIIGVSKLKELVDELNFPGAQQKGEMPGDWRQAESCSYEVDFSEIGGMPLLRRATEVAVAGMHNILYIGPAGTGKSMLANRIPTIMPSLSLEETIEISKIYSVSGLLSPEMPLMARRPFRSPHHTISPQALSGGGRIPKPGEISLASGGVLFLDEFPEFQKSTIEILRQPLEEGKITISRVHGSYEFPANFMLAASMNPCACGFYPDRTKCRCTEQQVYKYLSRISKPLLDRIDICVESRMITYEELEQKEGGESSASIRSRIEAARKIQAKRFKGQKIYFNSSMRKGELERFCILEKSDREFLKQIYESQRLSARGYEKLLKISRTIADLEGSCEIRRAHLAEAAGLRSLEGKYWGGIYGQS; encoded by the coding sequence TTGTACAGCAAAGTTCATAGCATTGGTATTACAGGGGTGGAAGGAGTTCCTATTTTGGTAGAGGCGGATGTCAGTGATGGACTTCCGGGCTTTTCCATGGTAGGATATCTTTCTTCCCAGGTCAGGGAAGCACAGGACCGGGTTAGAACGGCATTAAAAAATTCCGGCTTTCGTCTTCCAGCCAAAAAAGTTACTATAAATCTTTCCCCTGCTGATATACGAAAAGAAGGCACGGCCTTTGATCTGCCTATTGCAATTTCCATGTTATCCGCTTCCGGCCATATCAAATCTTCTGCCTTGGAGGATTGTGTAATTTCCGGTGAACTGGGGTTAGACGGAAGGATCAAACCCGTTCATGGAGCACTCTCCATTACAGCAGCTGCAAGAAAGGACGGAAAGTCCGTATGCTTTCTTCCCAGGGAGAATGTGCAGGAAGGCCTGGTAATTGAAGGAATCAATATAATTGGGGTAAGTAAGCTAAAGGAGCTGGTGGATGAATTGAATTTCCCAGGTGCTCAGCAAAAGGGAGAGATGCCGGGAGATTGGAGACAAGCTGAGTCTTGTTCCTATGAAGTGGATTTTTCTGAAATAGGAGGAATGCCTCTTCTTCGAAGAGCTACGGAGGTTGCAGTCGCTGGAATGCACAATATTCTCTATATAGGTCCGGCAGGAACCGGCAAATCTATGTTGGCAAATCGAATTCCGACCATAATGCCGTCGTTATCCTTAGAGGAGACCATAGAGATATCAAAAATCTACAGCGTCAGCGGACTGCTTTCCCCTGAGATGCCATTAATGGCAAGGCGGCCCTTTCGAAGTCCGCATCATACCATCAGCCCTCAGGCTCTTTCTGGAGGTGGGCGAATTCCCAAACCAGGAGAAATCTCTCTGGCATCTGGAGGCGTTCTGTTTCTGGATGAATTTCCTGAATTTCAAAAAAGCACCATTGAGATCTTAAGACAGCCATTGGAGGAAGGAAAGATAACAATTTCCAGGGTGCATGGTTCTTATGAATTTCCTGCAAATTTCATGCTGGCTGCTTCCATGAACCCTTGTGCCTGTGGCTTTTATCCTGACAGAACCAAATGCAGGTGCACAGAACAACAGGTATATAAATACTTAAGCAGGATATCAAAGCCTCTTTTAGACCGCATTGACATCTGCGTCGAATCCAGAATGATTACATATGAGGAACTGGAGCAAAAGGAGGGAGGAGAGTCCTCAGCCTCCATACGAAGCCGGATAGAAGCAGCCAGAAAGATACAGGCAAAGCGGTTTAAGGGACAGAAAATATACTTTAACAGTTCTATGAGAAAAGGGGAGCTTGAACGGTTCTGTATATTGGAGAAGTCTGACAGGGAATTCTTAAAGCAAATCTATGAATCTCAGAGGCTTAGTGCAAGGGGATATGAAAAGCTGCTTAAAATATCCAGAACCATTGCGGATCTGGAAGGTTCTTGTGAGATTCGGAGAGCACATTTGGCTGAGGCTGCCGGTCTGCGCAGTCTGGAAGGAAAATACTGGGGAGGAATCTATGGTCAGTCATGA
- a CDS encoding TIGR03915 family putative DNA repair protein, with product MKTVYLCENSVEGILSGVYTAWTSRKGHDNVKLKIMGTEDTMELFCQYEEVKIDSVKAGKVIKAMKEKISKEAYSLVYKSALSKDPDRADKIYRFLIYGFHIGSSIIDMLQLPEVYEIFQMCRHIDNETHLLTGFVRFIEMEGELLVSRIGPKNDVVVLLAPHFADRLSGENWVIYDENRKKAVLHPANRPWYLLDLISPEWESKLKKASEEDEYEELFKCFRKSISIKERENPVCQQNHMPLRYRPYMPEFSHGLRDT from the coding sequence ATGAAAACAGTCTATTTATGCGAGAATAGTGTAGAAGGAATCTTAAGTGGTGTATACACTGCATGGACCAGTAGAAAAGGTCATGATAACGTAAAATTGAAGATCATGGGAACGGAAGATACCATGGAGCTGTTCTGCCAATACGAAGAAGTGAAAATTGATTCGGTGAAAGCAGGAAAGGTGATAAAGGCGATGAAAGAGAAGATTTCAAAAGAAGCATATTCTCTCGTCTATAAGTCTGCCCTGAGCAAAGACCCCGACCGGGCTGATAAGATTTACCGTTTTCTTATCTACGGATTTCATATTGGCTCCAGTATCATTGACATGCTGCAGCTTCCGGAGGTTTATGAAATTTTTCAAATGTGCCGCCACATCGACAACGAAACCCATCTTCTGACGGGGTTTGTGCGATTTATTGAGATGGAAGGAGAGCTTTTGGTAAGCCGCATTGGCCCGAAGAATGATGTGGTTGTTCTTTTGGCGCCTCACTTTGCAGATCGTTTGTCAGGAGAAAACTGGGTGATTTATGACGAGAATCGTAAAAAGGCAGTACTTCATCCTGCCAATCGTCCTTGGTATCTTTTGGATCTTATTTCACCGGAGTGGGAGAGTAAGTTAAAAAAGGCCTCCGAGGAAGATGAATACGAGGAACTTTTTAAATGCTTTCGGAAAAGCATTTCCATCAAAGAACGGGAAAATCCTGTTTGCCAGCAAAACCATATGCCTTTGCGTTACCGACCCTATATGCCAGAATTTTCCCATGGGTTACGGGACACATAA
- a CDS encoding putative DNA modification/repair radical SAM protein, translating to MLIQEELSVQEKLEILSDAAKYDVACTSSGVDRKGKAGTLGNAAKAGICHSFSADGRCISLLKILFTNQCVYDCKYCINRSSNDVPRTAFTPEEVCQLTIQFYRRNYIEGLFLSSGILHSPDYTMDLIYQTLKKLREEYHFHGYIHVKAIPGADPVLIEKTGFLADRMSINLELPTADGLKKLAPGKSRSKILTPMKQIQNGITANRFELMEYKKAPAFVPAGQSTQMIVGATPENDFQMMMVAEALYQKYDLKRVFYSAFVPVNQDINLPSLPGGPPLLREHRLYQADWLMRFYGFQAGELLSEERPNFNVLLDPKCDWALRHLELFPVEVNRADYYTLLRVPGMGVKSAQRIVAARKNGPLDFDALKKIGVVLKRAIYFITCSGRMMYPVKIDEDYISSHLIGDEKRKVWEIGSFGSYRQISLFDDMNAPSLTVSGGL from the coding sequence ATGCTGATACAGGAAGAATTAAGTGTTCAGGAAAAACTTGAAATTTTATCAGATGCTGCAAAGTATGATGTTGCCTGCACATCCAGCGGTGTTGACCGGAAAGGAAAAGCAGGAACTTTGGGAAATGCGGCCAAAGCAGGAATCTGCCACAGCTTTTCTGCGGATGGCAGATGTATTTCTCTGCTAAAGATTTTATTTACCAATCAATGTGTCTACGATTGCAAGTACTGCATCAATCGTAGCTCTAATGATGTGCCCCGTACGGCATTTACTCCAGAGGAAGTATGCCAGCTGACCATACAGTTTTACCGGCGCAATTATATAGAAGGTTTGTTTTTGAGCTCAGGTATTTTGCACAGTCCTGATTATACCATGGACTTAATTTATCAGACCTTGAAAAAACTAAGAGAAGAATACCACTTTCACGGTTATATTCATGTAAAAGCCATTCCTGGTGCAGATCCTGTTTTGATTGAGAAGACAGGCTTTTTGGCAGACCGTATGAGCATCAATCTGGAATTGCCGACGGCTGATGGCTTAAAGAAACTGGCACCGGGAAAAAGCAGAAGTAAGATACTCACACCTATGAAGCAGATTCAAAATGGTATAACTGCCAATCGGTTTGAGCTGATGGAATATAAAAAGGCGCCGGCCTTTGTTCCTGCCGGACAGAGTACCCAGATGATCGTAGGTGCCACGCCAGAGAATGATTTTCAGATGATGATGGTGGCTGAGGCACTTTATCAGAAGTATGATTTAAAAAGAGTGTTTTATTCTGCATTTGTACCGGTGAATCAGGATATTAATCTTCCTTCTTTGCCTGGTGGTCCACCTCTTTTAAGGGAACACAGACTGTATCAGGCGGACTGGTTGATGCGTTTTTATGGATTTCAGGCAGGAGAACTGCTCTCAGAGGAACGCCCCAACTTTAATGTGCTGCTAGATCCAAAGTGCGACTGGGCTTTAAGGCATCTGGAGTTATTTCCTGTTGAGGTGAACCGGGCGGACTATTATACCCTTTTGCGGGTACCCGGAATGGGAGTCAAATCAGCACAACGCATCGTAGCGGCCAGGAAAAACGGACCGCTTGATTTTGATGCGCTGAAAAAGATTGGTGTCGTATTAAAAAGAGCAATCTATTTTATTACCTGCTCTGGCAGGATGATGTATCCGGTGAAAATTGACGAGGATTATATTTCCAGCCATTTGATTGGAGATGAAAAAAGAAAGGTGTGGGAGATAGGCTCTTTCGGTTCCTACCGTCAGATTTCTCTGTTTGATGACATGAATGCCCCGTCATTAACGGTGTCAGGAGGTTTATAG
- the galE gene encoding UDP-glucose 4-epimerase GalE: MAILVTGGAGYIGSHTCIELLDAGYEVVVVDNLCNASKESLERVMDITGKSLTFYEADLLDRGALLEIFEKENIESVIHFAGLKAVGESVGKPLEYYHNNITGTLVLCEVMKAHGVKSIVFSSSATVYGDPAFVPITEECPKGEITNPYGRTKAMLEQILTDLHTADPEWKVMLLRYFNPIGAHKSGRIGENPKGIPNNLLPYITQVAVGKLDCLGLFGGDYQTEDGTCVRDYIHVVDLAVGHVKALNKVAKSQGGVWVYNLGTGIGYSVLDVIHAFEEANDLKIPYVMKERRPGDIAKCYADPSKAEKELGWKAERSLKDMCRDSWNWQKNNPEGYVK; this comes from the coding sequence ATGGCTATTTTGGTTACCGGAGGTGCAGGCTACATTGGGAGCCACACCTGCATAGAGCTGCTGGATGCAGGATATGAAGTAGTGGTAGTTGATAATCTTTGCAATGCCAGTAAAGAATCTCTGGAACGTGTGATGGATATCACGGGTAAGAGCCTGACTTTTTATGAAGCAGACTTACTGGACCGGGGGGCACTTTTAGAGATATTTGAAAAAGAAAACATAGAGTCGGTGATTCATTTTGCCGGATTGAAGGCGGTAGGAGAGTCGGTAGGAAAGCCGCTTGAATATTATCATAATAACATTACAGGAACCTTAGTTCTTTGCGAAGTGATGAAAGCTCACGGAGTAAAGAGCATTGTGTTCAGTTCCTCTGCAACCGTATATGGAGATCCCGCCTTTGTTCCGATTACCGAAGAATGTCCAAAAGGAGAGATTACCAATCCATATGGACGGACAAAGGCAATGCTGGAGCAGATCTTAACGGATTTACATACGGCGGATCCTGAATGGAAGGTAATGCTACTTCGTTACTTTAATCCAATCGGTGCACACAAATCCGGACGTATCGGAGAAAACCCAAAAGGAATACCAAACAATCTTCTTCCCTACATCACTCAGGTGGCAGTGGGGAAATTAGATTGCCTTGGTTTGTTCGGAGGCGATTACCAAACGGAAGACGGTACCTGTGTTCGGGATTATATCCATGTCGTGGATCTTGCAGTAGGCCATGTGAAAGCATTAAATAAAGTGGCTAAAAGTCAGGGCGGCGTTTGGGTCTATAATCTTGGTACCGGCATCGGCTACAGCGTTCTGGACGTAATTCATGCATTTGAAGAAGCCAATGATTTAAAGATTCCTTATGTAATGAAAGAGAGAAGACCAGGAGACATCGCCAAATGCTATGCCGATCCTTCCAAGGCAGAGAAAGAACTTGGCTGGAAAGCAGAGCGGAGCTTAAAAGATATGTGCCGCGATTCCTGGAACTGGCAGAAAAATAATCCAGAAGGATATGTAAAATAA
- a CDS encoding carbohydrate ABC transporter permease — protein sequence MGKAEKLKKAVAYVVLSLLVFLCLFFFYCLVINATRSHPEISKGFSFIPGKSFGANLHNVLNNKNLPVVQGILNSLIIAGSSALLSVYVSAMTAYGIHAYEFKFRKTIYLFIILIMMIPTQVTTLGFLRLINAMNLMDNFIPLILPSMAAPVVFYFMVSYFESNLPLEIVESARIDGSNEFYTFNFIVLPIVKPALAVQGIFGFVASWNNYFVPSLVLKSNSRKTLPILIAQLRSADFLKFDMGQVYMLITIAIIPVAIIYLCLSKFIIGGVTAGSVKG from the coding sequence ATGGGCAAAGCAGAAAAATTGAAAAAAGCCGTGGCTTACGTTGTACTGTCCCTGCTGGTATTTTTATGTCTCTTCTTCTTTTACTGCCTGGTGATCAATGCAACAAGATCTCATCCAGAGATTTCAAAAGGATTTTCATTTATTCCCGGCAAATCCTTTGGTGCCAATCTTCATAACGTACTTAACAATAAGAATCTCCCAGTTGTTCAGGGAATCTTAAACAGCTTGATCATAGCAGGCAGCTCGGCCCTCCTTTCTGTATACGTTTCCGCCATGACTGCCTATGGAATCCATGCTTATGAATTCAAGTTCCGTAAGACGATTTACTTATTCATTATTTTAATTATGATGATTCCCACACAGGTAACTACCCTTGGATTCTTAAGACTGATCAATGCAATGAACCTTATGGATAATTTTATTCCTTTGATTTTACCGTCTATGGCAGCTCCTGTTGTTTTCTACTTTATGGTGTCTTATTTTGAAAGCAACCTTCCGCTGGAGATTGTGGAATCAGCAAGAATTGATGGATCCAATGAATTTTACACCTTTAACTTCATTGTATTGCCTATTGTGAAACCAGCATTGGCTGTTCAGGGAATCTTTGGATTTGTAGCCTCCTGGAATAATTATTTTGTTCCATCCCTGGTATTAAAATCAAATAGCAGGAAGACACTCCCTATCCTTATCGCCCAGCTGCGTAGTGCAGATTTTTTAAAGTTTGATATGGGGCAGGTTTACATGCTGATAACCATTGCCATTATTCCAGTGGCTATTATATACTTATGTCTGTCTAAATTCATCATAGGAGGAGTTACAGCAGGCAGTGTAAAGGGATAA
- a CDS encoding carbohydrate ABC transporter permease has protein sequence MVKEKKAKTRKKVSYAKWGYIFLIPFFATYSIFSLIPLINTFYNSLFENYRSGLTHIGPNFVGFQNYISIFQSDLLKYFGNTMILWVIGFIPQIIISLILAVWFADFRMKLRGSAFFKTIIYMPNVIMAASFAMLIFALFSDNGPMNNLLMKAGMSDEPIRFLATVWGTRGLIGLMNFMMWFGNTTILLMAAIMGVDASLFEAASIDGAKSLQIFTKVTMPIIRPIFVYVLITSMIGGLQMFDVPQVLTNAQGTPDRTSMTLIMFLNNHLYSKNYGMAGALSVILFIITAVLSLFVFFILTNSGDKKGGR, from the coding sequence ATGGTAAAAGAAAAAAAGGCAAAGACCAGAAAAAAAGTCAGCTATGCAAAATGGGGATATATTTTTCTGATACCATTTTTTGCCACATATTCTATATTCTCACTGATCCCGCTGATCAATACATTTTATAACAGCTTGTTTGAAAATTACCGTTCCGGATTAACCCATATCGGTCCTAATTTTGTAGGATTTCAAAATTATATCTCTATTTTTCAAAGTGATCTGCTTAAATACTTTGGAAATACCATGATTTTATGGGTTATAGGGTTTATACCTCAGATCATTATCTCCTTGATTCTGGCTGTCTGGTTTGCTGATTTTCGGATGAAGCTTAGAGGAAGCGCGTTTTTTAAGACAATTATTTATATGCCTAATGTCATAATGGCGGCATCCTTTGCCATGCTGATTTTTGCGTTATTTTCTGATAATGGTCCAATGAATAACCTGTTGATGAAAGCAGGAATGAGCGATGAACCGATTCGCTTTCTGGCTACGGTTTGGGGGACCAGGGGACTAATTGGTCTTATGAATTTCATGATGTGGTTTGGAAATACGACCATTCTTTTAATGGCAGCTATTATGGGAGTTGATGCTTCCCTTTTTGAGGCTGCTTCCATTGACGGAGCGAAATCCTTGCAGATTTTCACTAAGGTTACCATGCCTATCATCAGACCCATTTTCGTCTATGTACTTATTACATCCATGATTGGTGGCCTTCAGATGTTTGATGTGCCACAGGTACTTACTAACGCCCAGGGTACACCTGACAGAACCAGTATGACTTTGATTATGTTTTTAAACAATCACCTTTACAGTAAGAATTACGGAATGGCAGGTGCCTTATCTGTCATACTGTTCATCATCACAGCAGTCCTAAGTCTGTTTGTATTTTTCATACTGACTAATTCCGGCGATAAGAAAGGAGGACGTTAA